The following coding sequences lie in one Kribbella sp. NBC_00709 genomic window:
- a CDS encoding RecB family exonuclease, whose translation MPTRLFVATPTKLLNFADCKRKYRYTYLETPRPPKGPPWAHNTVGAIVHEVLADFFGRWPASRRTPDEVVAKMRSSWRSEGFRDERQSLDWRDRSTEMVLGYLRDSDPYYEPRGVERTVAFTTERASLRGRVDRIDERPARDGSGDTELAIVDYKTGRRPLTAVDARSSLAMALYVLGARRVLHKPCTRVELHHLPTNTIAAADHDEASLGRHQRRAESMADDAAAAEARWREGLTPAEADEAFPPEPSPLCGWCDFAKICPQGRRESPPRDPWAGLDDGNQTPMEEAG comes from the coding sequence ATGCCGACGCGGTTGTTCGTCGCGACGCCGACCAAACTGCTGAACTTCGCGGACTGCAAGCGCAAGTACCGCTACACGTACCTCGAGACGCCTCGGCCGCCCAAGGGTCCGCCCTGGGCGCACAACACGGTCGGTGCGATCGTCCACGAGGTGCTCGCCGACTTCTTCGGGCGCTGGCCGGCGTCCCGCCGTACGCCGGACGAGGTCGTCGCCAAGATGCGATCGAGCTGGCGGAGCGAGGGATTCCGCGACGAGCGGCAGTCGCTGGACTGGCGGGACCGCTCGACCGAGATGGTCCTCGGCTACCTACGGGACTCCGATCCGTACTACGAGCCGCGCGGAGTGGAGCGCACAGTCGCGTTCACCACCGAGCGGGCGTCGTTGCGCGGGCGGGTCGACCGGATCGACGAGCGCCCGGCGCGCGACGGTAGCGGCGACACCGAGCTGGCGATCGTGGACTACAAGACCGGTCGCAGGCCCCTCACCGCGGTCGACGCCCGGTCCTCGCTGGCGATGGCTCTCTACGTCCTCGGTGCCCGTCGCGTCCTGCACAAGCCGTGCACCCGGGTCGAGCTCCACCACCTGCCGACCAACACCATCGCCGCGGCCGATCACGACGAGGCATCCCTCGGGCGGCACCAGCGGCGCGCCGAGTCGATGGCCGACGACGCCGCGGCCGCCGAGGCCCGCTGGCGCGAGGGCCTGACCCCGGCCGAGGCCGACGAGGCCTTCCCGCCGGAGCCGTCCCCGCTCTGCGGCTGGTGCGACTTCGCCAAGATCTGCCCCCAGGGCCGCCGCGAATCCCCGCCCCGAGACCCCTGGGCCGGCCTCGACGACGGCAACCAAACCCCGATGGAAGAGGCCGGCTGA
- a CDS encoding MarC family protein, protein MNSVINTGLFSSVFVTLFVIMDPPGTVPVFISLTAGQSRPARKKAAWQAVLVAFGVIVVFAAFGQQILQHLGITLPALQCAGGLLLLLIALQLLTDTAEDPVQTKNVNIAFVPLGTPLLAGPGAIVATMVFVQRANGSLPDVVAISVGIIAIHIVMWLTLRFSGIIMRILGENGVLLVTRIAGLLLSAIAVQLVADAVTDFIKAG, encoded by the coding sequence GTGAACAGCGTCATCAACACCGGTCTGTTCAGCTCGGTCTTCGTCACACTCTTCGTGATCATGGATCCGCCGGGCACGGTGCCGGTGTTCATCTCGCTGACGGCCGGCCAGTCCCGCCCGGCGCGGAAGAAGGCAGCCTGGCAGGCCGTGCTGGTGGCGTTCGGCGTGATCGTCGTGTTCGCGGCGTTCGGCCAGCAGATCCTGCAGCACCTCGGGATCACGCTGCCCGCGTTGCAGTGTGCGGGGGGTCTGCTGCTCCTGCTGATCGCGCTGCAGTTGCTGACCGACACCGCCGAGGACCCGGTCCAGACCAAGAACGTGAACATCGCCTTCGTCCCGCTCGGTACTCCGCTGCTCGCCGGACCGGGTGCGATCGTCGCGACGATGGTGTTCGTGCAGCGGGCGAACGGATCGCTGCCGGACGTGGTCGCGATCTCGGTCGGCATCATCGCGATCCACATCGTGATGTGGCTGACGCTGCGGTTCTCCGGCATCATCATGCGGATCCTGGGGGAGAACGGCGTACTTCTCGTCACGCGGATCGCCGGCCTGTTGCTGAGCGCAATCGCCGTCCAGTTGGTCGCTGATGCGGTCACTGACTTCATCAAGGCGGGATGA